The Xiphias gladius isolate SHS-SW01 ecotype Sanya breed wild chromosome 7, ASM1685928v1, whole genome shotgun sequence genome window below encodes:
- the LOC120792502 gene encoding segment polarity protein dishevelled homolog DVL-3, translated as MGESMAEGTRVIYHLEDQETPYLIRINVPAQRVTLADFKQVLNKPNVKFFFKSVDDDFGVVKEEISDDDARLPCVNGRVVCWVVSSDTCQSDFRGSDVQSVSTPTSLALPPTERTGGIGDSRPPSFHAAAVIGHDELQGSEVKPVASPPERRERDTGGRGRRLNGHAHHPADQNGAGPTGAGDSSSTQQSSELETTSFCSSEEDSGGRFSQSTENSSSSPRLIRRQRRRHRKPKTPRMERSVSFSSVTDSTMSLNIITVTLNMERYNFLGISIVGQSNDRGDGGIYIGSIMKGGAVAADGRIEPGDMLLQVNDINFENMSNDDAVRVLREIVHKPGPVTLTVAKCWDPNPRGCFTLPRSEPVRPIDPAAWVSHTAAMTGRLLPHYGVHEENHLTVHSDITAVVKAMANPESGLEVRDRMWLKITIPNAFIGSDVVDWLHRNVEGFTDRREARKYAGNLLKAGYIRHTVNKVTFSEQCYYVFGDLCGDLGLMSLLDHEGASCRGSDRDSEAMASGPQWPPAFPYQYPVPHPYSSPHPLHQLPAWAGGGGSQHSEGSRSSGSNCSDGPKEGGGGGSQSEHTKHLATESPGDDISRQPPTSISGLHGNKDSKDPPPAPSPSPGQHQDLSSVPPEISASRQSFRLAMGNPSDFFVDVM; from the exons ATGGGGGAGAGCATGGCAGAAGGGACCCGGGTCATCTACCACTTGGAGGACCAGGAAACCCCCTACCTGATCCGGATCAACGTGCCCGCGCAGCGCGTCACCCTGGCGGACTTCAAACAGGTCCTGAACAAACCCAACGTCAAATTCTTCTTCAAATCCGTGGACGACGACTTCGG ggTGGTGAAAGAGGAGATCAGCGATGATGACGCCAGGCTGCCCTGTGTGAACGGACGAGTCGTCTGCTGG GTGGTGTCCTCAGACACCTGTCAGTCAGATTTCAGGGGGTCAGATGTCCAGTCGGTGTCCACGCCCACCAGCCTGGCCCTGCCCCCCACAGAGAGGACAGGTGGGATTGGAGACTCCAGACCTCCGTCCTTCCA tGCTGCAGCCGTCATCGGCCACGATGAACTTCAGGGGTCGGAGGTCAAGCCTGTCGCTTCACcaccagagaggagagagagagacacgggTGGCCGAG GTAGGCGTCTGAATGGCCACGCCCACCACCCGGCTGATCAGAACGGGGCGGGGCCAACGGGTGCGGGCGACAGCTCCTCGACCCAACAGAGCAGCGAGTTAGAGACGACCAGTTTCTGCTCGTCTGAGGAAGACTCGGGAGGAAG GTTCAGCCAATCAACAGAGAACAGCAGCTCCTCGCCGCGGCTCATCCGGCGACAACGCCGCCGCCACCGAAAACCCAAAACCCCGCGGATGGAGAGG tcTGTGTCTTTCAGCAGTGTCACTGACTCCACCATGTCGCTCAACATCATCACTGTAACTCTGAACATGG AGAGGTATAACTTCCTGGGGATCAGTATTGTCGGTCAGAGTAACgacagaggagatggagggattTACATCGGCTCCATCATGAAGGGAGGAGCGGTGGCAGCAGACGGACGCATCGAGCCTGGAGACATGTTACTGCAG GTGAACGACATCAACTTTGAAAACATGAGTAACGATGACGCCGTCAGAGTCCTGAGAGAGATCGTCCACAAACCAGG tccGGTGACATTAACGGTAGCAAAGTGTTGGGATCCAAACCCACGAGGCTGCTTCACGTTGCCGAGAA GTGAACCGGTCCGTCCCATCGACCCCGCTGCCTGGGTGTCTCACACCGCCGCCATGACCGGGAGGCTCCTCCCACACTACG GTGTCCATGAAGAAAACCATCTCACCGTCCACAGTGACATCACAGCCGTTGTCAAGGCAATGGCCAATCCCGAGTCAGGCCTGGAGGTTCGGGACAGGATGTGGCTGAAGATCACCATCCCCAACGCCTTCATCG GTTCAGACGTGGTGGACTGGCTCCACCGTAACGTGGAAGGGTTCACCGACCGCCGCGAAGCCCGGAAGTACGCGGGAAACCTGCTGAAGGCCGGATACATCCGACACACCGTCAACAAGGTCACCTTCTCGGAGCAGTGCTACTACGTGTTCGGAGACCTCTGTGGAG ATCTGGGTCTGATGTCTCTGCTGGATCACGAAGGGGCCTCCTGTCGAGGATCAGACCGTGACTCGGAGGCTATGGCTTCAGGCCCCCAGTGGCCCCCGGCCTTCCCCTACCAGTACCCCGTCCCTCACCCCTACAGCTCTCCTCACCCCCTCCACCAGCTGCCGGCCtgggcaggaggaggaggaagtcagCACAGTGAAG GAAGTCGCAGCAGCGGATCAAACTGTAGTGACGGTccaaaggagggaggaggaggaggcagccaatcagagcacaCCAAACACCTGGCGACGGAGTCCCCCGGTGACGACATCTCCCGGCAACCCCCGACCTCTATCTCTGGTCTCCATGGTAACAAAGACTCAAAGGACCCGCCACCGGCTCCCTCGCCGTCTCCAGGTCAGCATCAAGACCTTTCCTCTGTCCCACCTGAAATCTCCGCCTCCAGACAGTCCTTCCGCCTGGCCATGGGAAACCCCAGTGATTTCTTTGTGGACGTCATGTGA